One genomic region from Strix uralensis isolate ZFMK-TIS-50842 chromosome 5, bStrUra1, whole genome shotgun sequence encodes:
- the ARMC10 gene encoding armadillo repeat-containing protein 10 isoform X2, whose protein sequence is MLSACNSPPASAHTMDADALQKLIHLLQATDDPLIQEQALITLSNSAAFSVNQDIIRNLDGLSVIGGMLSDCIPKVKEKALNALNNLSMNIKNQEEIQVYITQVCRNIESAPLNSDLQLAGLRLLTNMSVTSNYHHKMLNSIPCFLHLLSEGTERTQIQVLKVLVNLSANPATTRHLLRAEVPSLLLLFDNCINRDILLRSLAFAANLKKNVNNEDGTMIQDQYSKDSIFFTLCRDSTPFAQKLASLLHHPDREVKEQAVRILTQ, encoded by the exons ATGCTGTCAGcat GCAACAGTCCTCCAGCATCAGCCCATACCATGGATGCGGATGCTCTACAGAAACTTATTCATTTGCTCCAGGCCACAGATGATCCATTAATTCAAGAGCAAGCTTTAATCACTCTCAGCAACAGTGCTGCCTTCTCCGTAAATCAA gatatAATCCGAAATTTGGATGGCCTTTCTGTTATTGGAGGGATGCTTTCAGATTGCATTCCcaaagttaaagaaaaagcaCTAAATGCACTTAATAATTTGAGTATGAATATTAAAAATCAGGAAGAGATACAG GTGTATATTACACAAGTTTGTAGGAACATTGAGTCAGCTCCCCTGAATTCTGATCTGCAGCTAGCTGGACTCAGATTGTTGACAAATATGTCTGTTACCAGTAACTACCACCATAAGATGCTAAACTCAATTCCGTgctttcttcatttgctttcagAAGGAACTGAAAGGACACAG ATTCAAGTTTTGAAAGTACTTGTGAACTTATCTGCAAACCCAGCCACGACAAGACATCTCCTCAGAGCTGAA GTGCCATCATTGCTGTTACTTTTTGACAACTGTATAAACAGAGATATTCTGCTTAGATCCCTGGCTTTTGCAGCAAACTTGAAGAAGAATGTGAACAATGAAGATGGCACCATGATTCAGGACCAATACAGTAAAGATTCAATTTTCTTTACACTCTGCAGGGACTCTACCCCATTTGCTCAGAAACTGGCATCTTTGTTGCATCACCCTGATAGAGAAGTGAAAGAGCAAGCTGTGAGAATATTAACacagtag
- the ARMC10 gene encoding armadillo repeat-containing protein 10 isoform X1, translated as MGEPRGAVVRAAAVVLGAGACYCLWRLAAGGRRAASGAARGPPSGNSPPASAHTMDADALQKLIHLLQATDDPLIQEQALITLSNSAAFSVNQDIIRNLDGLSVIGGMLSDCIPKVKEKALNALNNLSMNIKNQEEIQVYITQVCRNIESAPLNSDLQLAGLRLLTNMSVTSNYHHKMLNSIPCFLHLLSEGTERTQIQVLKVLVNLSANPATTRHLLRAEVPSLLLLFDNCINRDILLRSLAFAANLKKNVNNEDGTMIQDQYSKDSIFFTLCRDSTPFAQKLASLLHHPDREVKEQAVRILTQ; from the exons AtgggggagccgcggggggcGGTGGTGAGAGCGGCCGCCGTCGTGCTCGGCGCGGGCGCCTGCTACTGCCTGTggcggctggcggcgggggggcggcgggcggcgagcggggccgcccggggccCACCGTCAG GCAACAGTCCTCCAGCATCAGCCCATACCATGGATGCGGATGCTCTACAGAAACTTATTCATTTGCTCCAGGCCACAGATGATCCATTAATTCAAGAGCAAGCTTTAATCACTCTCAGCAACAGTGCTGCCTTCTCCGTAAATCAA gatatAATCCGAAATTTGGATGGCCTTTCTGTTATTGGAGGGATGCTTTCAGATTGCATTCCcaaagttaaagaaaaagcaCTAAATGCACTTAATAATTTGAGTATGAATATTAAAAATCAGGAAGAGATACAG GTGTATATTACACAAGTTTGTAGGAACATTGAGTCAGCTCCCCTGAATTCTGATCTGCAGCTAGCTGGACTCAGATTGTTGACAAATATGTCTGTTACCAGTAACTACCACCATAAGATGCTAAACTCAATTCCGTgctttcttcatttgctttcagAAGGAACTGAAAGGACACAG ATTCAAGTTTTGAAAGTACTTGTGAACTTATCTGCAAACCCAGCCACGACAAGACATCTCCTCAGAGCTGAA GTGCCATCATTGCTGTTACTTTTTGACAACTGTATAAACAGAGATATTCTGCTTAGATCCCTGGCTTTTGCAGCAAACTTGAAGAAGAATGTGAACAATGAAGATGGCACCATGATTCAGGACCAATACAGTAAAGATTCAATTTTCTTTACACTCTGCAGGGACTCTACCCCATTTGCTCAGAAACTGGCATCTTTGTTGCATCACCCTGATAGAGAAGTGAAAGAGCAAGCTGTGAGAATATTAACacagtag
- the ARMC10 gene encoding armadillo repeat-containing protein 10 isoform X3: MDADALQKLIHLLQATDDPLIQEQALITLSNSAAFSVNQDIIRNLDGLSVIGGMLSDCIPKVKEKALNALNNLSMNIKNQEEIQVYITQVCRNIESAPLNSDLQLAGLRLLTNMSVTSNYHHKMLNSIPCFLHLLSEGTERTQIQVLKVLVNLSANPATTRHLLRAEVPSLLLLFDNCINRDILLRSLAFAANLKKNVNNEDGTMIQDQYSKDSIFFTLCRDSTPFAQKLASLLHHPDREVKEQAVRILTQ; encoded by the exons ATGGATGCGGATGCTCTACAGAAACTTATTCATTTGCTCCAGGCCACAGATGATCCATTAATTCAAGAGCAAGCTTTAATCACTCTCAGCAACAGTGCTGCCTTCTCCGTAAATCAA gatatAATCCGAAATTTGGATGGCCTTTCTGTTATTGGAGGGATGCTTTCAGATTGCATTCCcaaagttaaagaaaaagcaCTAAATGCACTTAATAATTTGAGTATGAATATTAAAAATCAGGAAGAGATACAG GTGTATATTACACAAGTTTGTAGGAACATTGAGTCAGCTCCCCTGAATTCTGATCTGCAGCTAGCTGGACTCAGATTGTTGACAAATATGTCTGTTACCAGTAACTACCACCATAAGATGCTAAACTCAATTCCGTgctttcttcatttgctttcagAAGGAACTGAAAGGACACAG ATTCAAGTTTTGAAAGTACTTGTGAACTTATCTGCAAACCCAGCCACGACAAGACATCTCCTCAGAGCTGAA GTGCCATCATTGCTGTTACTTTTTGACAACTGTATAAACAGAGATATTCTGCTTAGATCCCTGGCTTTTGCAGCAAACTTGAAGAAGAATGTGAACAATGAAGATGGCACCATGATTCAGGACCAATACAGTAAAGATTCAATTTTCTTTACACTCTGCAGGGACTCTACCCCATTTGCTCAGAAACTGGCATCTTTGTTGCATCACCCTGATAGAGAAGTGAAAGAGCAAGCTGTGAGAATATTAACacagtag